A section of the Pleuronectes platessa chromosome 7, fPlePla1.1, whole genome shotgun sequence genome encodes:
- the pnp4b gene encoding purine nucleoside phosphorylase 4b: MMHNKGNSCELSNGAVLDCFICSSSSHSTAASDLSCCSFEDYKLTTEWLLNHTSLRPKVAVICSSGLGLLAEGAANKQTFRYQDIPNFPVSTVAGHEGCLVFGTIEDTPCVFMQGHFHLYEGYTLCQVTFPVRIFKLMGVESVLVTNASGGICPDFKVGDIMIIKDHINLPGFAGQHPLCGPNDERFGIRFPCMSDAYSKDLRRLVLDVSSELGCRDFIREGVYCMVSGPNFETIAEARMLRVLGCDSVGMSTVPEVTVAKHCGLRVLGLSLITNKVSLDYSREEKVNHDEVLEISKMRAALLQKLVFTLICRFQQQSINTH; encoded by the exons ATGATGCACAACAAAGGGAATTCCTG tgaactGAGCAATGGCGCCGTACTCgactgtttcatctgctcatCGTCTTCTCACTCAACAGCAGCTTCAGATCTGag ctgctgctccttcgAGGATTACAAGCTGACCACCGAGTGGCTCCTGAACCACACAAGTCTCCGTCCCAAGGTGGCGGTGATCTGCAGCTCGGGCCTGGGCCTCCTGGCTGAGGGAGCCGCCAACAAACAGACCTTCAGGTACCAGGACATCCCCAACTTCCCCGTGAGCACAG tcgCGGGTCACGAGGGCTGCCTGGTGTTCGGGACGATCGAGGACACGCCCTGTGTTTTCATGCAAGGTCACTTCCACCTGTACGAAGGTTACACGCTCTGTCAG GTGACTTTTCCTGTGAGGATCTTCAAGTTAATGGGGGTGGAGTCAGTGTTGGTGACGAACGCATCAGGTGGAATCTGTCCAGACTTTAAAGTCGGTGACATCATGATCATCAAAGACCACATCAACCTGCCGGGATTCGCTGGACAACATCCGCTGTGTGGACCGAATGATGAGCG TTTTGGGATCAGGTTTCCGTGCATGTCGGACGCGTACAGTAAGGATCTGAGGCGTCTGGTGTTGGACGTGAGCTCGGAGCTCGGCTGCCGGGACTTCATCAGAGAGGGAGTTTACTGCATGGTGAGCGGACCCAACTTTGAAACCATCGCTGAGGCCAGGATGCTGCGGGTCCTGGGCTGTGACTCTGTGG GAATGAGTACAGTTCCCGAAGTGACCGTAGCTAAACACTGTGGACTCAGAGTTCTTGGTCTGTCGCTTATCACCAACAAG GTGTCTCTGGACTACAGTCGGGAGGAGAAGGTGAACCACGACGAGGTTCTTGAGATCAGTAAAATGAGGGCGGCGCTTCTGCAGAAACTCGTCTTCACACTGATCTGTCGTTTCCAGCAGCAAAGCATCAACACGCACTGA